The Pelodiscus sinensis isolate JC-2024 chromosome 5, ASM4963464v1, whole genome shotgun sequence genome includes a region encoding these proteins:
- the CFAP184 gene encoding cilia- and flagella-associated protein 184 — translation MEEEGEEGAEAPAQPGEAPAEPGEAPAEAEGPGPGAEEQAAGEERPEEAGGESPPEHPAAEEAAAEEEEEEAGAAEPGAGTEPPSPAAEGAAPEAEAGAAHAAPPSASFAEGEAEEPPPLQVGEVLSPQVSFGEGPPGLPLLELRSPAEEEEEEDEEAAAAGREAAAAEEQRQRAELTEQYRLLLAERERTRQYNGHLQFKLYEIFRKKGEEPPRAELDELVSDKEQRYARYLTMLEELRNQLAQQKAWYQLQIDDLEQQCTEKLGKVKADWLAFQACKKEVALFTMGRQMGGKEAAMKEVEQIQAKEQRKEKEMSEVRLENIKLQHKVEKLEASLKAQEELAEGLHLIDFEQLKIENQTYNEKIEERNEELLKLRKKITNTVHILTQLKEKLQFVEAQNQNQRAHLIETEALVTQKREILTKTKQARDSLRVHNLKLRQKCGLLGSEALLRDFEKKVDAAEVLSQQLEMLKRHYAGLTLTCKAIKKKIKEAKSFLLE, via the exons atggaggaggagggggaggagggcgcgGAGGCTCCCGCGCAGCCGGGGGAGGCCCCTGCGGAGCCGGGGGAGGCCCCTGCGGAGGCAGAGggcccggggcccggggcggaGGAGCAGGCGGCCGGAGAGGAGAGGCCGGAGGAGGCCGGGGGCGAGAGCCCCCCGGAGCATCCGGCGGCGGAAGAGGCTgctgcggaggaggaggaggaggaggcgggggcggcagagccgggggcgggCACGGAGCCTCCTTCCCCGGCCGCGGAGGGAGCAGCCCCCGAGGCAGAGGCGGGAGCCGCCCACGCGGCGCCCCCGAGCGCCAGCTTCGCAGAGGGCGAGGCCGAGGAGCCGCCCCCGCTGCAGGTGGGGGAGGTGCTAAGCCCCCAGGTGAGCTTCGGGGAGGGGCCGCCGGGCCTGCCCCTGCTGGAGCTGCGCAGCCccgccgaggaggaggaggaggaggacgaggaggcggcggcggcaggCAGGGAGGCGGCGGCCGCGGAGGAGCAGCGGCAGCGCGCGGAGCTGACCGAGCAGTACCGCCTCCTGCTGGCCGAGCGCGAGCGCACGCGCCAGTACAACGGGCACCTGCAGTTCAAGCTCTACGAGATCTTCCGCAAGAAGGGCGAGGAGCCGCCCCGAGCGGAGCTGGACGAGCTGGTCTCCGACAAGGAGCAGCGCTACGCCAGGTACCTGACCATGctggaggagctgaggaaccAGCTGGCCCAGCAGAAGGCCTGGTACCAGCTCCAGATAGACGACCTGGAGCAGCAGTGCACCGAGAAGCTGGGCAAGGTGAAGGCCGATTGGCTCGCCTTCCAGGCCTGCAAGAAGGAAGTGGCCCTCTTCACCATGGGGCGCCAGATGGGGGGCAAGGAAGCTGCTATGAAGGAGGTCGAGCAGATCCAAGCCAAGGAGCAGCGTAAAGAGAAGGAGATGAGTGAG GTTCGCCTTGAAAACATCAAGTTGCAGCATAAGGTAGAAAAGCTGGAAGCAAGCCTGAAAGCACAAGAGGAGCTGGCAGAGGGGCTGCATTTGATTGACTTTGAGCAGCTGAAGATAGAGAACCAGACCTACAATGAGAAAATTGAGGAGCGCAATGAAGAGCTTCTGAAGCTCCGGAAGAAGATCACTAATACCGTACACATCCTGACTCAGCTCAAAGAAAAACTGCAGTTTGTGGAAGCTCAGAATCAAAACCAAAGGGCCCACCTAATCGAGACTGAAGCACTGGTGACCCAGAAAAGAGAGATtctgacaaaaacaaaacaggctAGGGATAGTTTACGAGTGCACAACCTGAAATTGCGACAGAAGTGTGGGCTTCTCGGAAGTGAGGCACTGTTGCGGGACTTTGAGAAGAAGGTGGATGCTGCTGAGGTGCTAAGTCAGCAGCTAGAGATGCTGAAACGTCACTATGCTGGACTCACCCTTACTTGTAAAgccataaagaaaaaaatcaaggaagCAAAATCCTTTCTATTGGAATGA
- the TADA2B gene encoding transcriptional adapter 2-beta, whose amino-acid sequence MAELGKKYCVYCLAEVSSLRFRCTECADIELCPDCFSAGAEIGPHRRWHGYQLVDGGRFTLWGAEAEGGWSSREEQLLLDAIEQFGFGNWEDMAAHVGASRTPQEVMEHYVSMYIHGNLGKACIPDTIPNRVTDHTCPSGGPLSPSLTTPLPPLDISVAEQQQLGYMPLRDDYEIEYDQDAETLISGLSVNYDDDDVEIELKRAHVDMYVRKLKERQRRKNIARDYNLVPAFLGKDKKDKEKAPKRKITKEERELRLKLRPLYQFMSCKEFEDFFENMHKERILRAKIRELQRYRRNGITKMEESAEYEAARHKREKRKENKNIASSKRGKEDGKDGEFAAIENLPGFELLSDREKVLCSSLNLSPARYVTVKTIIIKDHLQKRQGIPSKSRLPSYLDKVLKKRILNFLTESGWISRDAS is encoded by the exons ATGGCGGAACTGGGGAAGAAGTACTGcgtgtactgcctggctgaggTGAGCTCGCTCCGCTTCCGTTGCACCGAGTGTGCCGACATCGAGCTCTGCCCCGACTGCTTTTCGGCAGGCGCCGAGATCGGGCCGCACCGCCGATGGCACGGCTACCAGCTGGTGGACGGCGGCCGCTTCACCCTCTGGGGGGCCGAGGCCGAGGGCGGCTGGAGCAGCcgggaggagcagctgctgctggacgcGATCGAGCAGTTCGGCTTCGGCAACTGG GAGGATATGGCTGCTCACGTTGGAGCATCCCGAACTCCCCAGGAAGTGATGGAACACTATGTGAGCATGTATATCCATGGCAACCTTGGAAAAGCTTGCATCCCTGACACTATCCCTAATAGAGTGACAGATCACACTTGTCCCAGTGGTGGCCCACTTTCTCCTAGCCTAACCACACCCCTCCCTCCTTTGGACATATCAGTGGCAGAACAGCAGCAGTTGGGGTATATGCCACTTCGAGATGACTATGAGATTGAGTATGACCAAGATGCTGAGACTCTGATCAGTGGCCTTTCAGTGaactatgatgatgatgatgtggaAATAGAATTGAAAAGAGCTCACGTTGATATGTATGTAAGAAAGCTTAAGGAGAGGCAGCGGCGAAAAAACATTGCACGAGATTATAATCTGGTGCCTGCCTTTCTTGGGAAAGATAAAAAGGACAAAGAAAAAGCTCCAAAACGGAAAATCACAAAAGAAGAAAGGGAGTTGAGGCTAAAACTGAGGCCTCTCTATCAATTCATGTCTTGTAAGGAGTTTGAAGACTTTTTTGAAAATATGCACAAAGAGAGGATACTTCGAGCAAAGATTCGAGAACTGCAGCGGTACCGGCGAAATGGAATTACCAAAATGGAAGAGTCAGCGGAGTATGAGGCAGCTAGACATAAAcgggagaagaggaaggagaatAAAAACATAGCCAGTTCCAAGAGAGGAAAGGAAGATGGTAAAGATGGGGAATTTGCTGCAATTGAAaatctgcctggctttgaactcTTATCAGACAGAGAAAAGGTACTCTGTAGTTCTCTAAATCTGAGTCCTGCACGTTATGTGACTGTGAAAACTATAATTATTAAAGACCATCTCCAAAAAAGACAGGGTATTCCTTCCAAAAGTCGTCTTCCCAGTTACTTGGACAAGGTACTAAAGAAAAGGATTTTAAATTTCCTAACAGAAAGTGGTTGGATATCTAGGGACGCTTCATGA